The genomic stretch TGTATGCCCTATGAGCCAAGTGTGGTGAGCTCATAAATGATACACTAAGATTTAAGTCAGTGTCAACTTCAGGAACCAAGTGTAGTGGTTTGGTGATAGATACACAATTTTTGTTACAATGataaaatgaattaattagGTATGATTCATCCTTTGTACTAATTGATGAAATTCCCTCTTCAACAAGTTGTGCTAGCTACCATGGAGCATAACACGTACGTaattcaattaacttttaagtacaaaaagaaataaaaaccataagaaagaaaagatagaTGTGTATATAAGTGGTAAAGTCTCTTTCTTAATTAATCCGCTTTTATAGGCATGTTGGTTTGTGCTCGAAGCTAATGTTTGAATTTAGTTTATCGTTTGGGACgaaaaataaaaagggaaaattaaCAGACAAGTAAAAACATGACAAGTTTAACAAGTGGCTTATcaagcttaaaaagaaaaaaattagtttaagaGAATTTGTTGATATTGGCTGAGCATGAGCTATACCAAATCTGGAGGTTTATTGCCTAGCTAGCTAGGTTGATCCAACCATACTTTTCCATGTAAGGGTTGGTTACGTTGTTTGTAGGGTATTCGGAAATGCAATCCTCCCAAATATTGTTGGCGTCCTGCTGCAGATCCCTCATAACCTCCCACAAACAGCTATTGCATTTGAAGCCTGACCCAAAACTTATCATCAAAACCCTATCACCCTTCTTCAGCTTCTTCTTCGCTTCTATGTAACCCAACACATACCAGAGGCTGCTTGCTGAAGTGTTACCAAATCTGTGAAGCGTCATCCTTACTGGCTCTACATCTTCCTCACTGAGCTTCAAGCTCTTCTTTATCGCATCGATCACTGCAGCCCCACCTGGGTGCAAGTAGAAGTGATCAATCCCAGCCTTGAAATTGACCGCCGCGGCTTTGCTAATTCCACCttccttttttttcaaaattctgcGTGAAACCAAGTACCGAAGTAATTCCTTTACTGGCATCACTTTTGGATATAGATCTCTCACGTTCTGGGTGAAAGCTCGGCTGGCTGAGCTTGGAAGGTTCTTCCCAAGGTAAAAACCAAGCCGGCCATGCTCATCCTCTTTTTGCATGCAAGATTTATACGCTTCATCGCATGATCCCATGTGGGTTCGAAACAAGCCCTTCAGTCTTAGCTTTGCATGGCGTTCCAGAGCTTTGTTGTTTGACAAGAGGATCGAACAGCCGCCGGATCGGAACaaacaattggagagaatcatCGACTTGTCCTTGCCGGAATACCAATTCGGGGCTATGGATTCTGAGGTTACAACAATGGCGAAATTAGGTTTATTGAGAGATCGGAAGATGCTACGAACGAGGTCAATGGATATGAGGCTTGCGCTGCAACCCATTCCTGAGAGACTGAAGGACTTGACATCCTCTCTCATCTTGTAGTGGTTGATGATTCTGGAGGTTAAAGAAGGTACTGTGGCGAGCATCGACACATTCACAACAAGAACATCTATCTCTGATGGAGAAATCCCAGAGTTGTGAAAGAGCTTGTCGAGTGTGGCGAAGAAGAACTCGTCCATCTCAGATATGGCGTCTGCCAGAGAAGGCATCTCTTCGCGGCCGGCGATGATGTTTCTGGGGCCGTAGGTTTGTTCGCCCATGCCGGAGCTGACAATGGCTCGCAAGAGAAATCTGTGCTCTTCAAGGCCGAGGTTGCGGTTGCGTTTTATGATGTCGCCGGCAAGTTCTGTACTGATCTGTCGGTCGTGGGAGGGTTTGAAGCACTCATAGTGGAGAATGTagcagcagccatggctggTCCTGCGAAGAGCAAGGTTGCAGAGGAAGAAGATAATGTATGAGACGAGGAGTTTTAACATGAGCAGAATTAGGAGATccatatgagagagagagaggaggggggagGAGGAGGGAGAGATGTGTTCTTATGAGTTTTAACTTCACGCTTCTATATAGGCACGAGATGAAAATCAGAATCCCataccagagagagagagagagagagagagagagagacatctACTATGCATGAGTTTTCTGTTAGGAAACGTTTGGAGCTAGCATTTCCAACAAATTAAGCAGAAAACGAAAGCACAGTTCACTTTCGAAAGGCTTAtaaaagtttatttaaaaacaaaaccaaaaagttagggttttttttttattaattaacattagTTATAGtgtatacaaaaaaaaaaaaaaaaagaaaacatttagtctgcattctctttattttttatttttaatttttaattttaagttttaaatatattttatgttttatgttttaatagtctatttttagaaaattgaaaatactatctctttgttattttaaaaaattattttttaaaacagaaaactaaaaaacgtgttcttttttaaattttgaaaataattttttaataatattttattaaatgaatttaattatccaaaaaatttaaaatatttaattttgaataaataaataaattagcttgaaaaaaaataaattaaaactatttagttttaatttaaataaataaattaaaactatttattattcaaaataaattaattttgaataataaataaataaactatttaatttttttttcttttttagaaccaaaacatagaaaatagattgtgtttttcatattttggatttagagattattttggt from Diospyros lotus cultivar Yz01 chromosome 9, ASM1463336v1, whole genome shotgun sequence encodes the following:
- the LOC127809338 gene encoding 3-ketoacyl-CoA synthase 12-like — translated: MDLLILLMLKLLVSYIIFFLCNLALRRTSHGCCYILHYECFKPSHDRQISTELAGDIIKRNRNLGLEEHRFLLRAIVSSGMGEQTYGPRNIIAGREEMPSLADAISEMDEFFFATLDKLFHNSGISPSEIDVLVVNVSMLATVPSLTSRIINHYKMREDVKSFSLSGMGCSASLISIDLVRSIFRSLNKPNFAIVVTSESIAPNWYSGKDKSMILSNCLFRSGGCSILLSNNKALERHAKLRLKGLFRTHMGSCDEAYKSCMQKEDEHGRLGFYLGKNLPSSASRAFTQNVRDLYPKVMPVKELLRYLVSRRILKKKEGGISKAAAVNFKAGIDHFYLHPGGAAVIDAIKKSLKLSEEDVEPVRMTLHRFGNTSASSLWYVLGYIEAKKKLKKGDRVLMISFGSGFKCNSCLWEVMRDLQQDANNIWEDCISEYPTNNVTNPYMEKYGWINLAS